The following DNA comes from Candidatus Saccharimonadia bacterium.
AAGCTTCTGCTCTGGTTCGATGCACTCGGTCTTGGCATTTTTGCCGTCGTTGGAGCTGAGAAAGCGCTGTTGATGGGCGCGGGCCCGACGGTCGCCATTGCGATGGGTGTGATCACAGCCACCTTCGGCGGCATATTGCGAGATCTCCTTGGAGCGGAAAGCCCGGTTGTGCTCAGCCGCGAAATATACGTCACGGCAGCTCTCGCCGGCGCCGCGACTTTCGTCGCCGGTTCTGCGGTCGGCCTGCATCGCGAGGTCGCCGTCCTCCTGGGTCTGCTCATCGGTTTTGGGTTGCGCGGCGCCGCCATTCAGCGCGGCTGGTCATTGCCGCGCTACAGATCACGCCCTGAGCGTTAGTTTGACGGTGACGGAAGCGGTAATGCCGGACTACGTGGACCATGGAGCCTGGCACGCAAGTTTAATGAGGGTGGTTTGAGTCCGGTTGTGGCCCAGGCTGTGTGAAAAGTCGCATCGCTGCTATGATTCTTCGTGTGAATCGGCGGATGGGGACGATGGATGTCGGGCTTCGTAGAGGGGATTGATCGAAGCCAAAGCAGTTTGTTTCCAGCCGAACTTGAAGACTATGTGGCTGAAGACAATCCAGTTCGCGCAGTTGACGCTTTTGTTGATGGTCTCGATCTTGGCAAGCTCGGCTTTGGGCGGGTTATTGCGCTGGAACAAGGGCGGCCCTGCTATCATCCGGCGGTCCTGCTCAAGATTTACATTTATGGCTATCTCAATCGCGTCCCATCGAGCCGCCGCCTTGAGCGCGAATGCCAGCGCAATATCGAGCTGGTCTGGCTGACGGGGCAGCTTGCACCGGACTTCAAGACCATTGCGGATTTCCGCAAGGACAATGGCAAGGCGATTCGTGAGGTGTGTCGTACCTTCGTTGCGCTGTGTCGTGAGCTTGATTTGCTGAGCGTGGCGAGCGTCGCCATCGATGGCTCCAAATTCAAAGCTGTCAACGCGCGCGACAAGAACTTCACGGAGGCCAAGATGAAGCGGCGTCTTGAGCGGATAGACGAGAGCATCGCGCGCTACCTGGCACAACTGGAGACCGCCGACCGCCATGGTGATGCGGTTCCGGAGGCAAAGGTTGCGCGGCTCAAGGATAAAATCATGAAACTGAAGGAGGAGGTTACGCGGCTCAATGCGATCAATGCCGAGATGATGAAGAGCGACGACAAGCAAATCTCGCTGACCGATCCTGACGCGCGTTCGATGGC
Coding sequences within:
- a CDS encoding IS1182 family transposase; protein product: MSGFVEGIDRSQSSLFPAELEDYVAEDNPVRAVDAFVDGLDLGKLGFGRVIALEQGRPCYHPAVLLKIYIYGYLNRVPSSRRLERECQRNIELVWLTGQLAPDFKTIADFRKDNGKAIREVCRTFVALCRELDLLSVASVAIDGSKFKAVNARDKNFTEAKMKRRLERIDESIARYLAQLETADRHGDAVPEAKVARLKDKIMKLKEEVTRLNAINAEMMKSDDKQISLTDPDARSMATSGKDTGIVGYNVQIAVDTKNHLIVAHEVTNVGTDRHQLSNMAEQARTAMGVETLDAVADRGYYTGEEIRACEEAGITVTLPKPQTSGAKAAGRFGKQDFVYVAADDVYICPAHERLAYHCTNVEDGKILRRYWTTNCQGCALKSKCTTGQERRITRWEHEAVLETVQARLDHHPEKMAVRRSTAEHPFGTIKCWMGATHFLTKR
- a CDS encoding trimeric intracellular cation channel family protein, producing LLGTVTGIGGGTLRDVLLGANPIFWIDAPAYLIACVVVSGIVFFTAHIPQSRYKLLLWFDALGLGIFAVVGAEKALLMGAGPTVAIAMGVITATFGGILRDLLGAESPVVLSREIYVTAALAGAATFVAGSAVGLHREVAVLLGLLIGFGLRGAAIQRGWSLPRYRSRPER